The Papaver somniferum cultivar HN1 unplaced genomic scaffold, ASM357369v1 unplaced-scaffold_33, whole genome shotgun sequence genome includes a window with the following:
- the LOC113342006 gene encoding uncharacterized protein LOC113342006, translating to MMQEPIGIPACFSSNDKDSATITRSGQSVFMSVYQTKVAGQCRLITVSWCKNLLLHGLSVSIEGPNGETQYNCKVELKPWYFWKKHGSSRFQVEGKTVSIYWNLRTAKFNGETEPQSDYYVAVVCDNEAVLVLGDRKKDAYRKTSSRPALIEPILVSKKEHIFGKKKFSTRTRFHQKGRVHEISIECNNNNNSCSGSSNSNSSDNSTSSSSSNGGSGGFEPEMEIKIDGKLAIHVKHLQWKFRGNESLSIDKVRVEVYWDVHDWLFSPGLRHALFIFKPTSVPSSAITSSPPLISSSSSTTTPLSMQTPGSSVSVKDPHRYDTNIDNNENCSSGYSLFLYAWKVE from the coding sequence ATGATGCAAGAACCTATTGGTATACCTGCTTGTTTTTCATCGAATGATAAGGATTCAGCCACCATAACAAGATCAGGTCAAAGTGTTTTCATGTCAGTATATCAAACTAAAGTAGCAGGCCAATGTCGTCTGATTACAGTTTCGTGGTGCAAGAATTTATTACTCCATGGTTTATCAGTTTCCATTGAAGGACCAAATGGTGAGACTCAATACAATTGTAAAGTTGAGCTCAAACCatggtatttttggaaaaaacaCGGTTCCAGTCGATTTCAAGTCGAAGGTAAAACCGTTTCAATCTATTGGAATCTTAGAACTGCTAAATTCAATGGAGAAACTGAACCACAATCAGATTATTATGTCGCGGTTGTTTGCGATAACGAAGCTGTATTAGTTCTTGGTGATAGAAAGAAAGATGCTTATAGAAAGACAAGTTCAAGACCAGCATTGATTGAACCAATACTAGTCTCGAAAAAAGAACATATTTTTGGCAAGAAAAAATTCTCTACCAGAACTAGATTTCATCAGAAAGGTCGAGTGCATGAGATTTCTATCgagtgcaacaacaacaacaatagctgCAGCGGTAGCAGCAATAGTAATAGCAGTGATAACAGCACTTCTTCTTCGTCGTCTAATGGTGGTAGCGGTGGATTTGAGCCAGAAATGGAGATAAAAATAGATGGGAAATTAGCAATTCATGTCAAACATCTGCAATGGAAATTCCGGGGTAATGAATCATTATCTATTGATAAAGTCAGAGTAGAAGTATATTGGGATGTTCATGATTGGTTATTTAGTCCTGGTTTAAGACATGCATTATTCATATTCAAACCAACTTCCGTACCATCATCAGCAATTACATCATCTCCGCCTTTAatatcatcttcttcgtctacaaCAACGCCACTTTCAATGCAAACACCGGGGAGTTCCGTTTCAGTCAAAGACCCTCATCGATACGATACCAATATCGATAACAACGAAAATTGTTCATCGGGTTATTCTTTGTTTCTTTATGCTTGGAAAGTTGAATAA